The following proteins are co-located in the Triticum aestivum cultivar Chinese Spring chromosome 1A, IWGSC CS RefSeq v2.1, whole genome shotgun sequence genome:
- the LOC123069631 gene encoding anaphase-promoting complex subunit 10, with amino-acid sequence MESDGEEEAAATPAAGRLKGCPELSVEGDMREMAKTAAWSVSSCKPGNGVASLRDDSLDTYWQSDGAQPHLVNIQFQKKVQLQLVVLYVDFKLDESYTPSKISIRAGDGFHNLKEIKTVDLLKPVGWVHIPLSGTDPGETFIHTFMLQIAVLANHLNGRDTHVRQIKIYGPRPNPVPHQPFHFTSRECIMYSTIR; translated from the exons ATGGAGTCtgacggcgaggaggaggcggcggcgacgccggcggcggggcggctgaaGGGCTGCCCAGAGCTGTCGGTGGAGGGGGACATGCGGGAGATGGCCAAGACGGCGGCCTGGAGCGTCAGCTCCTGCAAGCCCGGCAACGGCGTCGCCTCCCTCCGCGACGACAGCCTCGACACCTACTGGCA GTCGGACGGCGCGCAGCCGCACCTGGTCAACATCCAGTTCCAGAAgaaggtgcagctgcag CTTGTTGTGCTCTACGTGGATTTCAAGCTGGACGAGAGCTACACGCCCAGCAAGATCTCCATCCGGGCCGGCGACGGCTTCCACAATCTCAAG GAAATTAAAACGGTGGACCTTTTGAAGCCAGTAGGATGGGTTCATATACCATTATCTGGCACTGATCCCGG AGAAACATTCATTCATACATTTATGCTCCAAATCGCGGTGTTGGCCAATCACCTGAACGGGAGGGACACCCATGTCCGGCAGATCAAGATATATGGGCCACGACC GAACCCCGTTCCCCACCAGCCTTTCCACTTCACTTCCAGGGAATGCATCATGTACTCCACCATCAGGTGA